Within the Amaranthus tricolor cultivar Red isolate AtriRed21 chromosome 15, ASM2621246v1, whole genome shotgun sequence genome, the region CAATATTGCACTGCCGTTTTGAGCCTTTTCTATTGAATCACGCTTCTCCTTTAAATAATTGAAGCTCCCAAGCGAACGATCTAATAGCTTTTTCCTCCTAGCACAAAAGTCCTCGGTGTTTCCTaagcaaagaaaaatgaactttttttttaccattttttaaCCTGAATATATTTAGCTCGGTTTAATAAAAACAAGGGTGATCAAATTTCTATGACTTACCTCCATCCATCTTTATAATACTTCCATGGTATTCTTCATACCTACTCCCATTGTCCAGGAAGCATGAGGCAGACTCATATTGAAGAACTTGGCCAGTTTTAAGATTCCCGCTAACATTGTTTACAATGGGAAAATTGTCTGGAAAAGCAATAGAATAAACGAAGGACGGCAtaagtatttttcatttttgtttgtgATGGACTCGAAAGGATAAAACACTCATGCCACAAGTACAAAATTCATCACATAAAAACTAATCTTAGATTACAAACTTTACCATTTACAAATAGTTCTTTCTTTAGCCGCCAGAAATGTGCCAAGAATATAGCTTAATATAAATAGAGCATCAAAATCAAGATGACAGAAAGCTTTACACTTTCGAGAGAATCAATCATTTATACAAACAATGTCACCCAGTGTcccatgattcgctaatctctcTGCGaatcacaaacaaaaaaaacgaattttggtcggttttgggctatttttggtccattttgagcgaatctcGAATTGAGACATGCGAATTAACTAGAGAATCATGTGCCACTGATGCCACCTAACAGAATCAGCTATACAATGCCACCCAAAAGCCAATGAATATCCAGAAATTGTATCCACCACCTAACAAGGCTGCATCGCATTGCGTCGGccgtattgtaaaggtttttaaacacaacgaaccgatatttcccacgttgtaaaggtgtaaaaagtaaaaactgCGTTTTGCGccatatcaagggatatcttttgGTTTCGACCGAAATTTAGGCGTTACGATAAACACATCACTTCTGTTACCACATTAGGGTTTCCTTACAGCAATCGCGACCGTTACCGAATTTTTACTCTATGACCACCTAACCGTCAGAGGTGTAAACCTATGGCAAACAACAGGAGAATGACAAAAGAAGATGTTACCTCCGTATACACTGCTGAATTCATCATCTGAGTCAGACTCTAGTATGCTGACTGAATCAAACCATGCTTCCTCTAGGCAGATCCCTGTACAGTCATTTTCTGAAGTCAATGTTATGCTAGATAACATTATCATCATCCTTTTCTACTATGGGATTCTAACGGCCTATTTGGTAATCGATACTAAATTGTAGGAATGGTAATGAAGAGTTAATGTAATTTCGGTAGcaatatctcttgacaagtttaatggtcatTGTTACTCTCCTTCAagaatctcattttctttacaaaattcattccaatgcattaccatttaaacatgtggtattaggtggtaatggaaaattgtgaagaaaaaagcttttttatgatcaaactttcattaccattggAATGACATGACACATACCTTGAAAATTTATACTACAAATCATTTCCATTCCTACCATTTAGTACGgattaccaaacgggccgtaatgGTTTTCCTATTCCAGGATGGAAAAATTACGATTAACAACAGAGTAAAATATCAAGGGAGTCATACTATAAGACTTCTTTATCCATGATAGCAAAGTAATAGTGCATAGTATGGGAAGGTTTACTTCCAAACTATAACAGAAACATATAGCAGACCGAAAATGTTCAGCCCTGAAGTTTAAGGTCTAATAGCTGGCCCTCTTATCAAGTATTTAGAGCATCTTTGACAATGAAAAACGTTTTAAACATCAAGAATTTAGAGGAAATGAAACAAGTTACCATTAGTGTCAAGTTGACCATGATGCCACTGCATCTGCCTAAGAAGGAATGAAGAATTCAACACCTCAGATCTTAATGAAGATGTATCTGCCTTCCCAATGTCCATATGGAGATACTGACTAACTGCTATGTCTGTTACATAGCCTCCTGTATCACCTATTGGTTTATTTGTTCCTCCCGCAACATAATCTGATATTCTTTTACGGCGTCTGGTTCTAAGATAGCGAAATTTCTTCCGTGGCATGATGGGTTTTGCATGTGTAGAATAACAACCACCCATATGATAGTTTAGATCAAAGATTGATTATCACAAAAGAAGTAGTCTGCAAAATGTTGTCATTTGAACACTTAGCATAGCCCAAGGTTTGAAATTAAATTACACAAAAAGATGGTTCAAACAAAATCCCCCATACATTAAGATAAACTATTCCACATATGAGAAGTGAATAATgtaaaagaaaatcagaaaatgtATAGCTGAAAAGGAGCATTCACATTGATTAAACAAAATGTTTGATGGTGAAGAGCTTTGACAAATGCTAGTATGATACTAAAACAGAATGGACAAGAATTTTTTCTCATAAAACCAAGAAAAGCCCATATAGTTTTACCTTTCTGTGAgactaaatttaaaattttggcaatttaaaccaaataaaaaaccATGGAAATCATTGAAACTAGTCCACCACTCCTAGAGGTATTCAAAACGACCCGATGACTCAATATTCACCTGACCTTGTAACCAAAcccgatttgacccgacttaaaaatgaattttacaattatgtaaaaaccaataTGGATATAAAACCCGATTTTGAACCGacccgaaatcaacccgatgatccaaatgaacacctctaaccaCTCCTATGCAGCTTTTATTTTGTTCCTCTCCTCAATAAAGCTCAATTATTTAACAAGAAAAACCCTCAAACAGCCACACAAAACTTAGTTGATACTAGTGTTCTTCAATTTGTCAACAGCTTGAGCTACTGTTTCATCAATATTCAAGACTTCAAGTCCTTGAAAAACCAGGACGGAGTATTTTGTAATAAATATTCATGTATGGACCAAGTATTTTTGCACCAACAAGTTACAGAGAAAATAAACTAACTATCTAAGAAATGGATCCAATTGATAGTAGAATATGgtaacaaagaaaattaaagtataaattaaagtcATCTTTATAAAGTTAAGACTTCAGCAGTTTTAATGCCTGTATCACAATTATTTTTCTAGATTGTATCATTCATAAACGACATACCATAAACCAAATAGGAAAAATATTTCTTTCAAAACACAGCAGtttcacaaagattaataaAAAGAATGGAGCAGTAAGTTAAAACCTTGGTCAACAGCCAACAGGCCTGGTATATACCAAACAGACTAGGCTAATGCCGTTCACCCTGGCCCGACTCGTGAGAATTATTTTAGGAGGGAAACCAGTACTTTATAAAGGCCCGTTAGAGCCCACCCGATAAAACACGAACTGGGAACCTGCCTGCCTAATAACAGCTTAAGAACTTGCAACAAACCATTGCACATCTAAGAAGCCTATTTGGTTTCCAACAATACCTCTACCCTTGAAATCTGTCTATTAATCTCCAAGTATTATGAAATTTTGGTAATTGTCATCAATAAATAACAACTGCTACATTTGAATTCTTCTCGCCTATCAACAGCTTGTATAAGAACTTTTGATGAATGATTCATAGGAAAGTGAATCAAGACAAGTTCAATGAGGTTGGATCCCTAAATTTTTGACTCAAAATTGCATCACAATCACAAATAACCATAAATTTTGACTTAAAGTAAGAGATTATTTTAAGGGTCATTGCATGACAAATTAAGATAGAAAACTTTAAGCATTCCAATTAACATGCCATAAATAAAAGCAAAACAAAGATCACAACTTTGAAGTCAACCCCAAAACAAAATCCCTGCTACAAAAAGCAACTTTATACAAGCTTCAAAATAAGATAAAGAGTAACCcatcaaaaataaatacattCAAGACAAAAATATTCACAATTGTGGGTTCATCCGGATTAACCcatcaaaaataaatacattCAACACTAAAATATTCACAATTGTGGGTTCATACAGATTAACCCATCAAAAATAAAGAAACacccacaaaaaaaaattgaaaatttcagTAAAGAAAAGGAAATATGAAATACCTGAAGAAGGAAAATCCCatagaaaaaattatagaaTGATGGGTGTCCTGTGTTCCCCTTCCTCTGCTAAATCCACAAAGAGGGAGAGAATGGAAAGGGGAAAGAATATAGCTTCAAAGAATGATGATCAGATCATCATgtaatataaaattcaaaataatcatacataatttttatacaaattaaatcttcatttctttattttcttcaatatagattattattattacttattagttagtcccaaaaataaagaaaaagggtctgtaaaatccaaaaaattcgGCGCTCAAATATTATTTGAAGATTAAACAGGTTAGTTTCCCAACAATTTATTCGCTGGCAACAATTTATCAGAGGAAGTAAGACAGACATGAAAATTATTGAATTTGCTGGTTCGGCTAACCCAACTAATCACCTTGTCTTCCGCTATTATCATTCAATTTTATTTCTATTCCCTCCATTTTCTATGCGTttcattttattcttaattaatttataaaataaaaataattaattgtaatttcttttgatttgttttaatgtaaattttattagtattaaattatatattttataatgattattcatccattataaataaaaagagtgtAAGACTTCTTTACTATTCacgttttgaaaataaataatgtttttGCTAAGTCATTTTTCACTTCATCTTTGATGTTACACACATGTGGTGAATTGCAAGTAGGTTGGTTTTTTAAATTGTGTTTTTGTAGGTTAGTTGTTTGGAtttattatgttcatttggGGTTACATATGTCCTGAATTGCATGTGTTTTTACACGTATGTTGCTTATATATTAATAAGATTTTGGGTGATATAAttgaattattcttttttttttaattttttgatttaaatttattgttcaaAGAAAGATTCTTATGTTGTTTTCTTAGGTTTTCTTCAATGCGCTACTTTTTGCAATGGATTTTTAGCTGATTTGACTGATTATCCCATGTTGTGTAATGTGTACTATCCTTGGATTATATGGTATCAAATATAGCAGTGTCACCCTTAGGCCTTAACCATAGAGATTGTTGCTGCTAAGTATTGCTATTTTGAGATCAAGATGCTATTGTGCTTGAGGAAGGCATGTAACTATCCACCATGAGAAAATGTATTATTCAAAAGACTGAAATTTGTTGTTTTAGTAGATGAATCTGTAATTTCTGCATTTTTTTGAATTCTAAAATCTTGTATGAACTAGTTGCTACCTTTAAATTACGCTTTATTTTACATCTTGACAGCGCCGGTATTATCAGTTCGGTAACATTGAAAAACTTTACAAGCACAACGCGGGTGATTCGATACGACACGACCTTGTTTTTGCATGCTTGTACTTTTTGGTACCAACTTTTCATGAATAATGTGGCATTGTACTTGGATTTATAAATCTAAGTACGAATCTTTGCATCTTCATTTCAGTGTAAGTGTACTGCCAAAAATTGCAGGTGATGGATAAGCAGCAGGATGACACTCTGACTGTCAGAACTAAAACTTCAGCTAGGACTCACAATGCTGTATTGTGTGCTTATTgattcttctttttcatatccAATAGTATTTGCGCCTTTACATACTGAATTTTTGATATGTGAGTATAATACATGACATTTATGATAATTGCTTTAaggtttgatttaattttatgctTGTTATGGTTTATAAAGAGCGTTATTAATGTGACTTTTGCATTAAGATGATTTATTAACcgaattttgattaattttcttttgcAGATGGTTTTAGTTGTAGCTTTGAGCGCGGAAGATAGGGCTCGTCGTGTTATTGATGTAGAAGCTCTTTTGAAACATCTTAggttgttttcttttgttttcttcaaaTACTAAATGTGGTCTAATATGCATAGCTTTGTTAGTATTCCTCCTCCATCCATtcacattctttttttttatgtctAAAAACATTCTTAGCTTTCAATTCATTTGCTGCTTTTTCCTTCATACTTTGTAGTtgattataaatatataggaaCTATTAAGATACAGTATTATTATGTAACTCAATCAGTCTTTTAATCATGTTTTTCTCATTAATTTTTTCCTGCTTTTTagtatttaattaatgtttcttttttatcttAGATTAGTGGGTAAGtttcttttgttattttgattacaGTAAAGAAACAAAAATATCTTAAAACCCTTTCTTACTATTACTAATAAATTTAACCATCACATAGTTTAGTTTGTTCAacacaaatattttaaatacaATTTTTGCTAATATAACTGTATGAAATATCCTTATAAAAATTGATAGGATATCTTGGGGGACCGCGTGAGAAGCACGtggctatatatatatatatatatatatatatatatatatatatatatatatatatatatatatatatatatatatatatatatatatatatatatatatatatatatatatatatatatattaattcaaatgaaaatttttattgcACACATTTTTGTTGGTTAATAATTTTGATATGAACGTCGAATAACGTTTGAATGTTTGTAAGACTAAGATCATTCTTGTTGGGATAGCGTAGTAGGATATATTGACTATGTTTATCAATtgatgtattttttatttttatatttatcataaacaaaagataattaagtttaattctTTTTAGCTACAAGGCTTTAATTAACTATGTTCAAACTTTGTCTGTACtcttaattttagaaaaaacaaaatacattCCATAAAAACACTTTAGAATAACTATAACTTTACTGATTCAAATGCTAAGCAAGAATCCACATAATACACAATAAATGTTGCATCAATCCATAAATTTTCCTTCTCACTTCATATCAAACTCAAACTTAAAAACTTTCAATATAAGTACTTAGTACTTCTATTTACTTGTTAGTATATTAGCAACTTCTGTTTGACCTACATTATGTACCTTTAATAACACCATCAAACAAAACCATTTAAAGCCTCATCTTTAACTTCAAGTCACCAACATGAGATGTATAGTAAATACTTTCGCTTTGAGCTGATTTTTCAAGGAAAATAGAATTTCGCACGCGCCCCACCAAtagtaattgaaaaaaataaagaattgaCGTGCATTTGATAGTGCACACAATCATTTGGAACACATTGAGAAATGGAAGGATGATCATGAATCAAAGGCCCTAATGACTTAGGTCAATGGCAAACATAATTTTATGGTTTCACATCATATTTGTCCAAATTGAAGTGAGtatcaatatgattttaatgGGTAGTGGGTGGATATGGGTATAAAAAGTCTTATTCACCATGAGTAGTAGAAAGATGGAGGGCATGAGGTCTTACCAGCACTATATCCAGCGCTCTACCCTATTACCACACGCTCCACTCCATACTCACATGTCTCACATCCATAATGTACTACTTTATATtaaggaaaatttgattttaaaggtatGAAATTTCTCTCAACCGCTTTTAAATGTtctaactttaatttattttaaatgtctcaCATTCATAATGTATTActttataacttcaattttaGGTAGATGGAGGGCATGaagtttaccaaattgtttcaccgtgacctttttgcacataaaacttTAGTAAACGTTAATTTTGAAGCTTTAAGGCTGTTGTatgcctatttatgcgactcaccacTTCAAATGCCATTagtttcaaccttttccccCAGAACATAAatcctaactctaccatctttcatccaGATCATGTTTTACCCCTAAATTCAAAtatggtagagttagggtttatgtttgggggaaaagtttgaaattgatggcatttgaaatggtgagtcacATAAATAGGTGTACAACaaccttaaagcttcgaaattaatgTTTGCCAACATTTtatgttgaaaaaggtcatgGTGGAACAATTTTGTAAACCTCAAGGTTATCgcatagatttttttaaaagttttggttaccacatcatcatcatcatcatcttcctccCAGTGTATCCTggtcatagaaaaactatggacagggtatggggagggaaagacggccatacccataaaggagagcacgaccaaaggagtccccccgGCTCCAGacgataaagagacgtaactacacgggaaagataagTTAAATGcctgtaaataaataaataactagaaccaactacaaaaaatgaaaacaaaaactaataataatagaaacgaGATAAGCAAgagggcaagaacaccaaaaggtaaactaagacgacatcagtagtctaaaacatggatatgacaCCTCCAATTAACcatatccctagtcaggccctcagagaggtttaactcatgcaagtcaactcttatttgctcatcccaagttctcctggttcttcctcgactcctcttaccctctactataatgctttttaccctcctcacaggggcgtcgaaagtctttctttgcacatgtccaaaccacctcaatctattttcgcgcatttttccaaaaataggggttacccctagtttgtccctaaactcttggttcctaattcgatccatcaatgtgtgcccacacatccacctcaacatacgcatttttgtaacttccatcttatgttcaaaaatcttctttacagacCAACATTCGGTCTCATATAGCAGAGTAGGTTTGATtgccgcccggtagaattttccttttaacttgcttgggaatttcctatcacatagcaccgcggtggctgctcgccacttgagccaaatCGCTTGTATACAATGGTTTacatctccatcaatctccccatccctttgaatgatcgatcccaaatacttatATTTGGTCGTACTAttaacaactgcttcatcaatggacacctctggttcacctaccggtgctgtcccactaaagtcacggcgcaaatactcggtcttcgtttgactaatgcgcaaccctttactttctaaagcttccctctaCTCATCCAATTTGTTTTTCTAACATCCTCTTTAATTTCTGCTACTAGCACTATGTCATCagcgaatagcatgcaccacggtaccgtctcccaaatagatttagaaatctcttccataatgacagtaaaaatgaaagggcttagagtcgatccctgatgtagtccaactttaaccggaaaaggctctgttatcccTACCGatgtttgaatgttagtcgaaactctgtcatacatatcccgtatagcctcaatgtacactgaagaagtacctctagccttgaggctatcccatatgacacgtcgtggtatgctatcatatgcTTTCTCCGGGTCAATGAATATCATATGCAGATCTTCTTTCGCTCtctatatttctccatcagtctcctcaaaacatgaattgcctcaatggttgaccttcttggcataaaaccgaattggttctcttTAATCACCGTTTCTTGTCTAATTCTTCTCTCTAttactctttcccacaatttcatggtgtggcttagaagtttgatacctctatagtacccgcatacttgcgcatcgcttttgtttttaaacagaggtattagtgtgctattcctccattcttctggcatcttatgtgtcctcaaaataatattaaagaggttagtcagTCAACTAATGCCCTCctctcctaaacccctccacacctcaattGGGATGTTATCTGGCTCGACTGCCTTTGTTCTCCCCATTTTTTTGAGAGCTTCGCTTACTTTTCCTGTGGTAATATCATTCATTGACCCATATTTCAGTGGTCTTTGAACGTCAAAAATTTGATTATCCGTCTCCTTTGGCCCACTAGACTCATTGAGAAGCTGAGAGAAATACTGTAGCCATCTGGTTTTGAGGTTCTCTTGTCTAAGGAGGACTCGTCCtccctcatccttgatgtatttcactgcctctaagtcttgccgTTGCCTAGACCTAGTccttgccaacttaaaaatctgcTTCTTCCCCTCTTTGGTGTCAAGCTTCCGATACAAGTCCTCATAACCACGGTTTTTTTGCTTCCGTTACCGCTTTCTTTGCCGCCCACTTTGTTTCTTTATAGCTCACTCTCTTTTCTATTCTATCCTGATCTTCCGTGCATGCCTTAAGAtccttaaatctcttgtttttatcctttatcttcttttccacctcatcgttccaccaccacactctttgaacacttttggtttaccCGAAGACACCCCCAAGGTCTCTTTTGCTACTGTTCTAATGGTTTTTGGCATGTTCACCCACATTTCATTCGCATCCTCTGATTGACTTGGAAAGCGcaataaacttatcttgcttGACAGGGTTGTGACCATATCTCATTTGAGTCTCCCCACATGATCTTTCCCCTGGACTCGACCTTCTTCTCTACGATTTTCTTTCTCATCCTAAAAACCAGTACTAAAAGCCTATGTTCGGTGGGCATCTCTGTACCCAACACCACCTTACAATCCAAGCATGAGGGCCGATCTCCCTTGCACACTAAGAAATAATCAacttttggttaccacgtggaaaacccaaaacctcagggttaccatgTTACAAAATGAAACAAAGGGCAGAAAAATATTCTTCTTATGGATGATGAAATCACACTTACAAAGAGAggggttgttgtctttatataGACAGAAGAcagaaacaaacaaaaaacagGAGGTTGTTATAACTAACTAACAACACTTAAGAATCCCTAACAATCTGATGAACTAACTGACTAATATAAGACGTGTACAAAAGACAAAATATTAACTGCATAGACCATCTAGATACATCATATATCTTCTATGTTGAATAGCTTCAGGAAAAATAAACTTCTGAATATTAGCTGCACATAAAACCTTCTGCCTCTGATCAAGAAAAGCTGCACCTTCTGTTGTCTAGCTGATTAGTCTCACACTGCTATCTTCATTACCTTCAATATACCACGTAGAATTTCCCAATATCTTTCCTATTTTCTTCCTTCCACTTTCTTCCTTTTTAATCCTCCATTAAAATGCTAACCCAGAACAATTTGAGCGCTAGCCAAGTAATAATACCTTGATACCTTCAACACgctttcaaaatctttctttttctaattttggCAGCTACTGGTTCATAATTCATGATTTGAATATATCAATctcattaaaaatttacataattagagCAAAACATAgcataatataataatcaaaattgGGGCTTGAAAAAATTCATGGTGGAAATCATGCTTTTTTTCATTCAaaccaatttaacaaaaaatcatgcactaaatttaattttgagaaTTCTTAAACATACACACAAGATTATTCATGTAAAAACATTGAAAAAGTTCAAATTTGAGTAGAATTAAGAAGTGGAGAAGTTTGGGTATCAGTGTTCCTGGAATATTGACCAGGCTTCAGAGCTGGATCCTGATATGCAGTCATTACTTTCTCCAGAAATTCTGTCATTCTTGGATCATTTTGTTCTTCTCTATCCTTTTTGATCAAACACTGCAACACCAGAAACCAAAAAGTTTTTAGGCAAGATCTTGAACTacaaaatagaaagaaaagaCCAGTAAAGGAATGGAGAAATTTAGGTCTAATAAATACATTGGTGAACTAGATGAGTATATTTTCTGCAATCAGGAtcatttatgtgaagttgcagatgATATTTGCTATCAACGGTCAATCAgaaataacctctttgttatcgcCGGCAAGGGTAGGGTTGTATAATTCCGACCCTATAACTCCGCGTAGGTGGAAGCTATTTAAAGGCGTTGGagtaattggaaaaaaaaaggatATATTAGCCTAAAACATTATTTCCTCATTGCGGCGTTGTAcgttttgtcaattttgttgATATTATGTAGGGCACTTTGAAGGGTGTTTTTTAGTAAATCATATTATCGAATGTTAAGCGAGATATGGAGAAAAACAACTACGATGTCAAGGCTTTAATCCTAATAATATGGAGTGCCATGAGCTGAAAAGGAACTGAACCGGATAAGTTACCGAAACAGAAATGATTTTTTGGTGGAATTCGATTAGTTGAAATTTAAGAACAAAGTACAAAAAACAAATCCACTGATGAAGGAAATCTTGATGCCTAAGGTGAGGTACATCCACAAAAAAAAGTTAGGTCCGAAATACTGAGAATTCAATGTAAGAACACTTGTGTAAGTGTACATAAGAAATCGATTGATGAGAAGTCCAAAGTGAAAAAAAATCTCTGATCTTTCATCCCAGAACATATTCTCATCTTGCAGAAGGCTGAAATGCAGACAGTGGACTAGAAGAATATGGTGCCCATTCCAGACTTTCCAATCCAATGAGAAGCATCacgtttttctaatttttatgaaAGAGTCCCAAGAAGGAAGCTAGATAGACAAAGTAGGCCAACTAACTCGAATTGCTCAAGTATTCTTTAAAAACAGATCGCTTCTCTTGAAAAACGCACCATCTCAATGGCAGTCAAATGTACACAAAATTAACAGGGCATCTTCTTGAATCAAATTGTCAACAGGATATGAACTAACGTATGAACAATAGCGAGTTAGGGCGAGGAATCCATATCAACTGGATAATGAACAATAGCAAGTTACTTATGCACAATCAATTTCTCGCTCAggtaactaaaaattatatggTTTAACTGGGGTAAT harbors:
- the LOC130800989 gene encoding uncharacterized protein LOC130800989 is translated as MVTTLSSKISLLRFPSQSEDANEMWVNMPKTIRTVAKETLGVSSEGKKQIFKLARTRSRQRQDLEAVKYIKDEGGRVLLRQENLKTRWLQYFSQLLNESSGPKETDNQIFDVQRPLKYGSMNDITTGKVSEALKKMGRTKAVEPDNIPIEVWRGLGEEGIS